The Juglans microcarpa x Juglans regia isolate MS1-56 chromosome 2D, Jm3101_v1.0, whole genome shotgun sequence DNA window CGATTAACAATCAATGATCTTCAATATATAAAGTCTTTTCCACATGTTTTTTCGTATGCCAATCGAAACAAAAACTCTTAAAAACCGACCCTATATATGGATGCGCAGCCTGCATGTAGAAGTAGTTTAATTCCATAAACTAACACAAAGCTCTTTCAAATCTCTCCAAAGACTTTCCTGATTGGAGAAGACTACTGAAATGGAGGATTAGAATAAAAGAACAtttttaaagacaaaaaaaattacatattgcATGCGCTGGGGTGAAATTAAAGatgataaaaggaaaagaaaaaacaggtGTGGAGAACAAATTGATGTACTTGAAGGTGGCTGGCTATGTTGTGGCGAGTGAGACAATCGATTCCCATAAGCTCTAAAATCCTCGAAGGCACTGCCTTATCCACACCTAGCTGCTCCACAGCTTGCACAAACCGTCTGTGTAGCTCTGGGGTCCAATCCACCTACACAcagttcaagaaaaaaaaaaaaaaactaccctTTCAATATCCCAGAAAATTATAACATCAGAGAAAGATGATGgaactctctctcaattttttggGTCCTCGCtgactcactctctctctctctttctcatgtACTCTGCGAGTGCGTGAGTACCGTGATTTCATTGCAACTGTATAGATCTAAGAtgtgtttggatttgaaaataaattgagatagattatgaatagtaatgaaatttatgagttaaaattgataaataataatgagatgtaTTGAGATGGATTGTATAGATCTaacgagagagagggaagagagagttTTATCATGGGGCTTGTTTCCTAGTAAAGAAAGCTTCATGGTAACAGCCTAGCTTAGACCTAAtagtctagctagctagttataCATGCACTTATTTTGAAACTTGTGCTAATTACCTTTACTTTGCGCTTCCCTTGAGAGTTCTTCGACTGTTTAGATGATTTTCGGCCTTTATCGGCTTCCTTTGGGGGTGGGTTCATCACAACAGATTCATCTCTTTTGCTCACAATTTCTTCTCCTCGATTACTTGAGCTAGAGTTCAAACACGAAACTTTATCTTCCTCCTCTTTTTTGGTATATTCCTCTAATTTTTCCACAGATGTCGATGTGTTCATCTCGGATTCCTCACCCCCGCTAACGGAAAATTCAGCGAGCATTTCCGGGTCCATCTCCAAATCCGGCAACACGTCTTCGTCGTTGATCCCCACGAAAAGATCATCGAAATCGATGCTGTCCAGCAAGTTCCCATCGGAGAACTCCGGGAATTCATTGCCACAAACTGAAAAGCTCTCCATCTCTCCTTGGCTCTCATCCTTGGCGTTCCTCAAAGGTGACACAGCAAGCATGAATTCCAAATTCCTAGCTAAAAAAAAGGGATAATTCCCACTATATATGTAtgccaagatatatatattatccgCGGTGCAATTCGGCTATATATTGCATGAAACCAAAAAACCAACCGTAGTATACTCGAAGGTGTTGCAGAAATGGATATTCTGGGCGATTTTCTCTGGTGATTCGGAAGGAGACGATGAACATGAACAAGCTGTGTTAATGGGCGAAGTGGTTTTGCTGTGTAAGCGGGAGGGCTGCAAAAGAAAATGGATCTCAGCCACAACTTGTGTAGAGATCTCTGagatttgttttatgtttttgtctGTTTaggcttatatatattattataaataaaattttggaacaTCTTTTTTGGGTATGTGGATGGCCTTTTTTCTCAAGATTTTGGAGGAGGTTTGAAAGTGGTAGCTCGTGagctttatttaatttttgtaaaggGTTttcagacagagagagagagtaccagtTGCAGATTGATGTCAGAGGTTAGGGCTGGAATTGGAGTTGGGTTGAGACATGTCAGCTCAGATATACCTGTTGTACAGTGAAAAGAGAGTGATTATGTTTTTGGCTGAACCAAATTGACCCTTCTATTCCCTCGAAAGACGTGTAATACCATTACTGCCCGTTTTAACTAGATAACCTCGAAGTGAAAACTCCCTTTTTCCGTCTCTCTTTTTGGGTGGAAAAAATGAGGAGTCCATGaccaaataatttctttttcaataatgCTGAAGCCACCAATTATAAAATGTCTCCAGAACggtcaccaattttttttttttacttaattattaagaaaatatttttaataatattgtaagtttttaaaaatatttaagaatataaaaaaatatatgaaaaaatgtaTGCTACACCCTCTGTTGGTACTGTAGCTATCACAACTGTTTCTTTTTAGGCCAATTTGGATAAAAGAGAGACGCTCCAGACCGGTCGGGtgtgaaattaattttcacaccGGCCAATCATGAAGTGCCACGTTAGCATCCTAAAAAAATGCAAACTAGATCTACATACAATGAATTGACACTCTCTCtccttctttctctccctcttatACCTCCCCCATCTGCACTTAATCGAGCCTcccaaaaaaatgagttttctgAACCTCATTAGTGTTTCtatgtattttttgttcatcacttgattaaagaattaattttttaggtCCTCTGCATATTAAACCTgctatttgaaagaaaattagcAAAGAACATAATATCTTAATTCAGAATTTATTTGGCAAGCAGCTGCACTCGACTTCAAAGTCGAcggaaggtaaaaaaaaaaggcatccCCAGTAGAATTCTTACATTTTTACACAGGAACCCTGAGTCTTCATCTAAATTCTTAGACTATTTTGGCCaattcaaacttctaaacataCACAAAGATTGAGCCCACCCATGAAACCAAAgaattaatcacaaatcacaaagTGGGTACCTTTTGGTctcccacaaaaaaaaaaaaaaaaaaaagtgtaacaAGAAAGAAACGGGATAAATGTATTATATGGAGAATTCAAACGGGTTCTAAACTTGTAATAGCTGTCCCAATAACCCAGATTGCCTTTTTTGCCACTTTCTCAATTCATCCAAGATGAACATGcataaaaaaggagaaaaaaacaattaaaagggAAATAACGAACCGCCACGAGTACAGCACGGCATGTTGAAGCTTGAGTGCAAGCAAGAGAGTGAAGGAGAAGAGCAAGCCATGTGCCACAAGAACTTGAAGAGACTCGTTCACCATACTCCAGCTCATCACCCTCCTCTGGACCATCATTTCTCAGAAGcaagaattgaagaaattgCGGGAACTGTACAGGACGAGCTGCAGAGACCCTTCAAGAGTTGCAACAATGCATGCAAATATGAAATACTCGTTGGGGCTCGTCGGCTTCAGGGCTGCCGTCGGCGTCACGTCGAGTGGGGCTTCCATCGGCGTCaagaagggagagggagagaaacgTCTGGGTTTAGTGTAGCAAGGGGGAGAGAACGAAGTGAGAGGGAGACTCAATTCACTGTATGCAGATCCAATTAACATTTCCTTGAGATGCCTACGTGGCACTTCATGATTGGCCagtgtgaaaattaatttcacaCCTGACCGTCCTCAAGGTTTTTCCTGGATAAAATCATCCAATCCCTTCTCATATCAATATTTAAACatgactaaaaataaaaatattttttaatttcaatttttcaatttttttatttaatcattacaacttttccaaatttccaaacaaaaaaaaatcaattttttcaaatcttaaaacaaaaataataaaacaattatattataaaaatattttaatttttataatatttttattcaatttttttttctcttgttccataatcctataaaatattttaactcaaactattttattattattcactaacAATTtgactactattcacagatcatcttatcttaatatccaaactagACCTTTGTACGGTGAAACAATAtccttctattattttattatgtaatattaaatgattaaaaattatttattatgtctAATTTATGGATCAATCATTTgataatgagaaaataataataaaatagataataaatagaatttttatttttcttattgagtatatataaatatttctttcgGACATGCGAGAGAGAGgaatggagatttttttttttttttaaaaaaaaatagtagcaAACTAATCAAGAAAAGGATCTAATTTGCCTAAATTCGATAGCCCAAGTGTTAAAAGATTTAGGCATGCacataaaatagattatataatatttaatattgcttAAAATTAAAGTTTACACGAAAATTAAGATTAATAGATGTTGTAAACTTCACTTATACGTCTAGCTATCTCTTTTACTTAATTCTTACGATGGATCCCACACGAAAGAATAAACTACTGATCAATGGAATATCATCATGTAGAATTTTTAAAACGGATTTAACAGTGTCTTATACATAATGTATgtatcatgtatgtatgtatgtatgtatggagAAGAGCTCCGTAATAATATTTTGGATCAAACACTTTCTTGCAATCAAATAATGATTTTTCCGAACTGATTCGCTTCCAACCAAATATTGCCAAATATATCTGACCACATACACTTTCATTCATGCTGCatattgatgatcatgatctataTAAGAGGGAGATAGATCAATGATACACATGACAGACCGGTTGGCAcaaattaaaacttttattactgcaattatttcaatatataagaaaaccAGCTTAAAACTTCAAGCAAACATAATGATcaactgctatatatatatatatatatatacactctcAGCTAGCGAGTATTCATCAAACTTTAGTGCAGCGTTCGAATCCACA harbors:
- the LOC121250455 gene encoding transcription activator GLK1-like, with product MFIVSFRITRENRPEYPFLQHLRVYYARNLEFMLAVSPLRNAKDESQGEMESFSVCGNEFPEFSDGNLLDSIDFDDLFVGINDEDVLPDLEMDPEMLAEFSVSGGEESEMNTSTSVEKLEEYTKKEEEDKVSCLNSSSSNRGEEIVSKRDESVVMNPPPKEADKGRKSSKQSKNSQGKRKVKVDWTPELHRRFVQAVEQLGVDKAVPSRILELMGIDCLTRHNIASHLQKYRSHRKHLLAREAEAASWSQRRQMYGAVAGGGGKRSEMSSSPWQIAPTMGFPPITPMHHFRPLHVWGHPSMDQTLMPMWPKHLSHSPSPPPPTAWAPVPPPPPPDPSFWHPHHQRVPNGLTPGTPCSFPQPLPTSRFASPPVPGIPPHAMYKLADTGIGVPTGQTGPNPVLDFHPTKESIDAAIGDVISKPWLPLPLGLKPPALDSVMVELQRQGIPKIPPSYAS